Proteins from a single region of Hypomesus transpacificus isolate Combined female chromosome 9, fHypTra1, whole genome shotgun sequence:
- the col2a1b gene encoding collagen, type II, alpha 1b isoform X1: protein MFSFVDSRTVLLLVATQVVLLAVVKCQEEDDQDAFSCIQDGQKYSDKDVWKPEPCRICVCDTGSVLCDGIICEELKDCPNPEIPFGECCPICSASQGSSSGSPGAKGQKGEPGDITDVMGPRGPGGPMGPPGEQGSRGARGDKGEKGGSGPRGRDGEPGTPGNPGPPGPPGPNGPPGLGGNFAAQMAGGFDEKSGGAQMGVMQGPMGPMGPRGPPGPSGAPGPQGFQGNPGEAGEPGASGPMGPRGPPGPSGKPGDDGEAGKPGKGGERGPAGPQGARGFPGTPGLPGIKGHRGYPGLDGTKGEGGAVGAKGESGSPGENGAPGPMGPRGLPGERGRPGASGAAGARGNDGLPGPAGPPGPVGPAGAPGFPGSPGSKGEAGPTGARGPEGAQGPRGESGTPGSPGPSGASGNPGTDGINGAKGSAGAPGIAGAPGFPGPRGPPGPQGATGPLGPKGTSGDPGIPGFKGEAGPKGELGPAGLQGPLGPAGEEGKRGPRGEPGAAGPLGPPGERGAPGNRGFPGQDGLAGPKGAPGERGPAGVGGPKGANGDPGRPGEPGLPGARGLTGRPGDAGPQGKVGPSGAAGEDGRPGPPGPMGARGQPGVMGFPGPKGANGEPGKGGEKGLLGAPGLRGLPGKDGETGAAGPPGPAGPAGERGEQGQPGPSGFQGLPGPPGPPGEGGKPGDQGVPGEGGAAGATGPRGERGFPGERGGAGPQGLQGPRGLPGTPGTDGPKGAIGPGGAPGAQGPPGLQGMPGERGASGIPGPKGDRGDNGEKGPEGASGKDGSRGLTGPIGPPGPAGPNGEKGESGPAGPSGAAGARGAPGDRGETGPPGPAGFAGPPGSDGQPGAKGEQGEGGQKGDAGAPGPQGPSGAPGPSGPTGVSGPKGARGAQGPPGATGFPGAAGRVGPPGPNGNPGPSGPAGPPGKDGPKGVRGDGGPPGRQGDAGLRGAAGTPGEKGDSGEDGPPGPDGPSGPSGLAGQRGIVGLPGQRGERGFPGLPGPSGEPGKQGSPGGSGDRGPPGPVGPPGLTGPSGEPGREGNAGSDGPPGRDGATGIKGDRGNTGPAGAPGAPGAPGASGPVGPTGKQGDRGEAGAQGPAGPAGPAGARGMAGPQGPRGDKGEAGEGGERGQKGHRGFTGLQGLPGPPGQAGDQGASGPAGPSGARGPPGPIGPGGKDGSNGLPGPIGPPGPRGRSGETGPSGPPGNSGPPGPPGPPGPGIDMSAFAGLSQLEKSPDPLRYMRADQASSNLRQHDVEVDATLKSLNNQIENIRSPEGSKKNPARTCRDLKLCHPDWKSGEYWIDPNQGCTIDAIKVYCNMETGESCVHPKPASIPRKNWWSSKTKERKHIWFGETMNGGFHFSYGDDSLAPNTAAIQMTFLRLLSTEAAQNLTYHCRNSVAYMDASAGNLKKAVLLQGSNDVEIRAEGNSRFTYSVMEDGCTKHTGQWGKTVIEYKSQKTSRLPIVDIAPMDIGGADQEFGVDVGAVCFL from the exons AGGATGCATTTAGCTGTATACAGGACGGGCAGAAGTATAGCGACAAGGACGTCTGGAAACCAGAGCCGTGTCGCATCTGTGTGTGCGACACGGGCAGCGTCTTGTGTGACGGGATTATCTGCGAGGAACTCAAAGACTGCCCTAATCCCGAGATCCCATTCGGAGAGTGTTGCCCCATCTGCTCTGCCAGCCAAGGCTCTTCCAGCG GATCACCTGGAGCTAAG GGCCAGAAAGGTGAACCCGGAGATATTACTGAT GTGATGGGTCCACGCGGACCTGGAGGTCCTATG GGCCCCCCAGGAGAGCAAGGATCACGCGGAGCACGAGGAGACAAAGGCGAGAAG GGAGGCTCTGGCCCCCGCGGCAGAGATGGGGAACCTGGTACCCCCGGAAACCCCGGCCCCCCTGGACCTCCAGGGCCAAATGGACCCCCTGGCCTTGGTGGA AACTTCGCTGCCCAGATGGCTGGAGGCTTCGATGAGAAGTCAGGAGGCGCTCAGATGGGCGTGATGCAAGGACCGATG ggccccaTGGGTCCTCGAGGACCACCTGGCCCCTCTGGAGCTCCT ggcCCACAAGGTTTCCAAGGCAACCCcggagaggctggagagccCGGAGCGTCT GGCCCCATGGGACCTCGTGGCCCACCTGGACCTTCTGGAAAACCTGGAGATGAT ggtgaGGCTGGTAAGCCAGGTAAAGGTGGTGAGCGTGGCCCCGCAGGGCCCCAG GGTGCGCGTGGATTCCCAGGAACCCCTGGCCTGCCTGGCATCAAGGGACACAGA GGCTATCCTGGTCTGGATGGAaccaagggagagggaggagcagtcGGAGCTAAG GGAGAGTCTGGTTCTCCTGGAGAAAATGGCGCTCCCGGACCCATG GGACCACGTGGACTCCCTGGTGAGAGGGGGCGTCCCGGAGCGTCTGGAGCTGCT GGTGCTCGTGGAAATGATGGTTTGCCTGGCCCTGCTGGTCCCCCT ggCCCTGTTGGACCCGCTGGAGCTCCAGGCTTCCCTGGCTCTCCTGGTTCCAAG GGAGAGGCTGGCCCTACCGGTGCTCGCGGCCCTGAGGGAGCCCAGGGGCCCCGTGGAGAGTCAGGAACTCCTGGATCACCTGGACCCTCTGGCGCCTCC gGAAACCCTGGTACTGATGGCATCAACGGAGCCAAAGGATCTGCT GGTGCTCCTGGTATCGCTGGTGCCCCTGGCTTCCCCGGACCCCGCGGCCCCCCCGGGCCTCAGGGAGCCACTGGACCCCTGGGACCAAAGGGAACATCG gGTGACCCTGGTATCCCAGGCTTCAAGGGAGAGGCTGGACCCAAGGGAGAGCTC GGGCCTGCTGGACTTCAAGGGCCCCTGGgccctgcaggagaggaggggaagagaggccCTCGTGGAGAACCTGGTGCTGCAGGACCCCTCGGACccccaggagagaga gGTGCGCCTGGTAACCGTGGTTTCCCAGGACAAGATGGTTTGGCTGGTCCCAAG gGAGCCCCTGGCGAGCGTGGACCTGCAGGTGTGGGTGGTCCCAAGGGAGCCAACGGAGACCCAGGTCGCCCTGGAGAGCCTGGTCTGCCTGGTGCCAGA GGTCTCACTGGTCGCCCTGGTGATGCTGGTCCTCAAGGCAAAGTCGGACCTTCT ggtgCTGCTGGTGAGGATGGTCGCCCTGGACCCCCTGGCCCTATGGGAGCTCGTGGACAACCTGGAGTTATGGGATTCCCCGGACCCAAAGGAGCCAAT GGTGAGCCTggtaagggaggagagaagggtctTCTGGGAGCTCCCGGTCTGAGG gGTCTTCCTGGtaaggatggagagacaggagcTGCTGGACCTCCTGGCCCCGCC GGacctgctggagagagaggagagcaggggcagCCTGGACCCTCTGGATTCCAG GGTCTGCCTGGACCTCCCGGCCCCCCAGGTGAAGGAGGCAAGCCTGGTGACCAG GGTGttccaggagagggaggagctgcTGGTGCTACTGGACCCAGA GGTGAGCGAGGTttcccaggagagagaggaggtgctggGCCCCAGGGTCTGCAGGGGCCTCGAGGTCTGCCTGGAACTCCTGGAACCGACGGACCCAAG GGAGCCATTGGGCCCGGTGGGGCCCCCGGAGCCCAGGGACCCCCTGGTCTGCAGGGCATGcccggagagagaggagcctcCGGCATCCCTGGACCAAAGGGTGACAGA GGTGACAACGGTGAGAAAGGACCTGAAGGTGCCTCGGGCAAGGACGGCTCCAGA ggtTTGACTGGCCCCATCGGACCCCCTGGTCCTGCTGGGCCCAacggagagaag GGAGAGTCAGGACCTGCTGGGCCATCTGGGGCTGCTGGGGCCCGTGGAGCGCCT GGGGACCGAGGAGAGACTGGACCCCCTGGGCCTGCTGGTTTTGCTGGTCCTCCT GGTTCAGATGGCCAGCCTGGGGCtaagggagagcagggagagggtggcCAGAAGGGCGATGCTGGTGCTCCCGGACCCCAAGGACCCTCTGGCGCTCCAGGACCTTCG GGTCCAACTGGAGTTTCTGGACCTAAAGGCGCTCGCGGAGCTCAGGGACCTCCT ggTGCCACTGGTTTCCCTGGTGCTGCTGGCAGAGTTGGACCTCCAGGTCCTAAT GGTAACCCCGGTCCTTCTGGGCCAGCTGGTCCTCCCGGTAAAGATGGTCCCAAGGGCGTCCGAGGTGATGGCGGTCCCCCAGGCCGACAGGGAGACGCTGGGCTGCGTGGAGCCGCTGGCACCCCCGGAGAGAAGGGAGATTCGGGAGAGGACGGCCCACCC ggtCCCGACGGCCCCTCAGGACCTTCTGGTCTGGCTGGACAGCGTGGGATTGTTGGTCTTCCTGGTCAACGTGGAGAAAGAGGCTTCCCTGGTCTTCCAGGACCCTCT ggtgagCCTGGTAAACAGGGATCTCCTGGTGGAAGCGGAGACCGCGGACCCCCTGGCCCAGTTGGACCCCCTGGGCTGACTGGACCTTCTGGAGAGCCTGGCAGAGAG GGCAATGCTGGATCTGATGGTCCCCCTGGTAGAGATGGTGCCACTGGTATCAAG GGTGACCGTGGTAACACAGGCCCCGCTGGAGCTCCTGGTGCACCTGGGGCCCCTGGAGCCTCCGGCCCTGTCGGCCCCACCGgcaagcagggagacagaggagaggcg GGAGCCCAAGGCCCTGCTGGACCCGCAGGACCGGCTGGAGCCAGAGGAATGGCT GGACCCCAAGGACCTCGCGGTGACAAGGGAGAGgctggtgagggtggagagaggggacagaaggGACACCGAGGCTTCACCGGTCTGCAGGGTCTTCCTGGACCTCCC GGTCAAGCTGGAGACCAGGGTGCATCTGGACCTGCTGGACCCTCTGGAGCCAGA GGACCCCCTGGACCTATTGGACCCGGTGGAAAGGACGGTTCCAACGGTCTTCCTGGACCCATCGGACCCCCCGGACCCCGTGGTCGCTCTGGAGAGACCGGTCCCTCC ggTCCCCCTGGTAACTCTGGCCCCCCCGGTCCACCCGGGCCCCCCGGCCCAGGCATCGACATGTCCGCCTTCGCTGGCCTGTCTCAGCTTGAGAAGTCCCCTGACCCCCTGAGGTACATGCGTGCCGACCAGGCCTCCAGTAACCTGCGCCAGCATGACGTGGAGGTGGACGCCACCCTCAAGTCTCTCAACAACCAGATCGAGAACATCCGCAGCCCCGAGGGCTCCAAGAAGAACCCCGCCCGCACCTGCAGAGACCTGAAGCTCTGCCACCCCGACTGGAAGAGCG GAGAGTACTGGATCGACCCCAACCAGGGCTGCACCATCGACGCCATCAAGGTCTACTGTAACATGGAGACTGGCGAGTCCTGCGTCCACCCCAAGCCTGCTAGCATCCCACGCAAGAACTGGTGGtccagcaagaccaaggagcgCAAACACATCTGGTTCGGAGAGACCATGAACGGAGGGTTCCAC TTCAGCTACGGCGATGACAGCCTGGCTCCCAACACCGCCGCTATCCAGATGACCTTCCTCAGGCTGCTGTCCACGGAAGCCGCCCAGAACCTCACCTACCACTGCCGCAACAGCGTGGCCTACATGGACGCGTCCGCGGGCAACCTGAAGAAGGCCGTGCTGCTGCAGGGCTCCAACGACGTGGAGATCCGAGCCGAGGGCAACAGCCGCTTCACCTACAGCGTCATGGAGGACGGATGCACG aaacacacaggacagTGGGGCAAGACGGTCATCGAGTACAAGTCACAGAAGACCTCTCGTCTGCCCATCGTGGACATTGCCCCCATGGACATCGGTGGAGCAGACCAGGAGTTCGGAGTCGACGTTGGCGCAGTCTGTTTCTTGTAA
- the col2a1b gene encoding collagen, type II, alpha 1b isoform X2: MFSFVDSRTVLLLVATQVVLLAVVKCQEEDDRSPGAKGQKGEPGDITDVMGPRGPGGPMGPPGEQGSRGARGDKGEKGGSGPRGRDGEPGTPGNPGPPGPPGPNGPPGLGGNFAAQMAGGFDEKSGGAQMGVMQGPMGPMGPRGPPGPSGAPGPQGFQGNPGEAGEPGASGPMGPRGPPGPSGKPGDDGEAGKPGKGGERGPAGPQGARGFPGTPGLPGIKGHRGYPGLDGTKGEGGAVGAKGESGSPGENGAPGPMGPRGLPGERGRPGASGAAGARGNDGLPGPAGPPGPVGPAGAPGFPGSPGSKGEAGPTGARGPEGAQGPRGESGTPGSPGPSGASGNPGTDGINGAKGSAGAPGIAGAPGFPGPRGPPGPQGATGPLGPKGTSGDPGIPGFKGEAGPKGELGPAGLQGPLGPAGEEGKRGPRGEPGAAGPLGPPGERGAPGNRGFPGQDGLAGPKGAPGERGPAGVGGPKGANGDPGRPGEPGLPGARGLTGRPGDAGPQGKVGPSGAAGEDGRPGPPGPMGARGQPGVMGFPGPKGANGEPGKGGEKGLLGAPGLRGLPGKDGETGAAGPPGPAGPAGERGEQGQPGPSGFQGLPGPPGPPGEGGKPGDQGVPGEGGAAGATGPRGERGFPGERGGAGPQGLQGPRGLPGTPGTDGPKGAIGPGGAPGAQGPPGLQGMPGERGASGIPGPKGDRGDNGEKGPEGASGKDGSRGLTGPIGPPGPAGPNGEKGESGPAGPSGAAGARGAPGDRGETGPPGPAGFAGPPGSDGQPGAKGEQGEGGQKGDAGAPGPQGPSGAPGPSGPTGVSGPKGARGAQGPPGATGFPGAAGRVGPPGPNGNPGPSGPAGPPGKDGPKGVRGDGGPPGRQGDAGLRGAAGTPGEKGDSGEDGPPGPDGPSGPSGLAGQRGIVGLPGQRGERGFPGLPGPSGEPGKQGSPGGSGDRGPPGPVGPPGLTGPSGEPGREGNAGSDGPPGRDGATGIKGDRGNTGPAGAPGAPGAPGASGPVGPTGKQGDRGEAGAQGPAGPAGPAGARGMAGPQGPRGDKGEAGEGGERGQKGHRGFTGLQGLPGPPGQAGDQGASGPAGPSGARGPPGPIGPGGKDGSNGLPGPIGPPGPRGRSGETGPSGPPGNSGPPGPPGPPGPGIDMSAFAGLSQLEKSPDPLRYMRADQASSNLRQHDVEVDATLKSLNNQIENIRSPEGSKKNPARTCRDLKLCHPDWKSGEYWIDPNQGCTIDAIKVYCNMETGESCVHPKPASIPRKNWWSSKTKERKHIWFGETMNGGFHFSYGDDSLAPNTAAIQMTFLRLLSTEAAQNLTYHCRNSVAYMDASAGNLKKAVLLQGSNDVEIRAEGNSRFTYSVMEDGCTKHTGQWGKTVIEYKSQKTSRLPIVDIAPMDIGGADQEFGVDVGAVCFL, translated from the exons GATCACCTGGAGCTAAG GGCCAGAAAGGTGAACCCGGAGATATTACTGAT GTGATGGGTCCACGCGGACCTGGAGGTCCTATG GGCCCCCCAGGAGAGCAAGGATCACGCGGAGCACGAGGAGACAAAGGCGAGAAG GGAGGCTCTGGCCCCCGCGGCAGAGATGGGGAACCTGGTACCCCCGGAAACCCCGGCCCCCCTGGACCTCCAGGGCCAAATGGACCCCCTGGCCTTGGTGGA AACTTCGCTGCCCAGATGGCTGGAGGCTTCGATGAGAAGTCAGGAGGCGCTCAGATGGGCGTGATGCAAGGACCGATG ggccccaTGGGTCCTCGAGGACCACCTGGCCCCTCTGGAGCTCCT ggcCCACAAGGTTTCCAAGGCAACCCcggagaggctggagagccCGGAGCGTCT GGCCCCATGGGACCTCGTGGCCCACCTGGACCTTCTGGAAAACCTGGAGATGAT ggtgaGGCTGGTAAGCCAGGTAAAGGTGGTGAGCGTGGCCCCGCAGGGCCCCAG GGTGCGCGTGGATTCCCAGGAACCCCTGGCCTGCCTGGCATCAAGGGACACAGA GGCTATCCTGGTCTGGATGGAaccaagggagagggaggagcagtcGGAGCTAAG GGAGAGTCTGGTTCTCCTGGAGAAAATGGCGCTCCCGGACCCATG GGACCACGTGGACTCCCTGGTGAGAGGGGGCGTCCCGGAGCGTCTGGAGCTGCT GGTGCTCGTGGAAATGATGGTTTGCCTGGCCCTGCTGGTCCCCCT ggCCCTGTTGGACCCGCTGGAGCTCCAGGCTTCCCTGGCTCTCCTGGTTCCAAG GGAGAGGCTGGCCCTACCGGTGCTCGCGGCCCTGAGGGAGCCCAGGGGCCCCGTGGAGAGTCAGGAACTCCTGGATCACCTGGACCCTCTGGCGCCTCC gGAAACCCTGGTACTGATGGCATCAACGGAGCCAAAGGATCTGCT GGTGCTCCTGGTATCGCTGGTGCCCCTGGCTTCCCCGGACCCCGCGGCCCCCCCGGGCCTCAGGGAGCCACTGGACCCCTGGGACCAAAGGGAACATCG gGTGACCCTGGTATCCCAGGCTTCAAGGGAGAGGCTGGACCCAAGGGAGAGCTC GGGCCTGCTGGACTTCAAGGGCCCCTGGgccctgcaggagaggaggggaagagaggccCTCGTGGAGAACCTGGTGCTGCAGGACCCCTCGGACccccaggagagaga gGTGCGCCTGGTAACCGTGGTTTCCCAGGACAAGATGGTTTGGCTGGTCCCAAG gGAGCCCCTGGCGAGCGTGGACCTGCAGGTGTGGGTGGTCCCAAGGGAGCCAACGGAGACCCAGGTCGCCCTGGAGAGCCTGGTCTGCCTGGTGCCAGA GGTCTCACTGGTCGCCCTGGTGATGCTGGTCCTCAAGGCAAAGTCGGACCTTCT ggtgCTGCTGGTGAGGATGGTCGCCCTGGACCCCCTGGCCCTATGGGAGCTCGTGGACAACCTGGAGTTATGGGATTCCCCGGACCCAAAGGAGCCAAT GGTGAGCCTggtaagggaggagagaagggtctTCTGGGAGCTCCCGGTCTGAGG gGTCTTCCTGGtaaggatggagagacaggagcTGCTGGACCTCCTGGCCCCGCC GGacctgctggagagagaggagagcaggggcagCCTGGACCCTCTGGATTCCAG GGTCTGCCTGGACCTCCCGGCCCCCCAGGTGAAGGAGGCAAGCCTGGTGACCAG GGTGttccaggagagggaggagctgcTGGTGCTACTGGACCCAGA GGTGAGCGAGGTttcccaggagagagaggaggtgctggGCCCCAGGGTCTGCAGGGGCCTCGAGGTCTGCCTGGAACTCCTGGAACCGACGGACCCAAG GGAGCCATTGGGCCCGGTGGGGCCCCCGGAGCCCAGGGACCCCCTGGTCTGCAGGGCATGcccggagagagaggagcctcCGGCATCCCTGGACCAAAGGGTGACAGA GGTGACAACGGTGAGAAAGGACCTGAAGGTGCCTCGGGCAAGGACGGCTCCAGA ggtTTGACTGGCCCCATCGGACCCCCTGGTCCTGCTGGGCCCAacggagagaag GGAGAGTCAGGACCTGCTGGGCCATCTGGGGCTGCTGGGGCCCGTGGAGCGCCT GGGGACCGAGGAGAGACTGGACCCCCTGGGCCTGCTGGTTTTGCTGGTCCTCCT GGTTCAGATGGCCAGCCTGGGGCtaagggagagcagggagagggtggcCAGAAGGGCGATGCTGGTGCTCCCGGACCCCAAGGACCCTCTGGCGCTCCAGGACCTTCG GGTCCAACTGGAGTTTCTGGACCTAAAGGCGCTCGCGGAGCTCAGGGACCTCCT ggTGCCACTGGTTTCCCTGGTGCTGCTGGCAGAGTTGGACCTCCAGGTCCTAAT GGTAACCCCGGTCCTTCTGGGCCAGCTGGTCCTCCCGGTAAAGATGGTCCCAAGGGCGTCCGAGGTGATGGCGGTCCCCCAGGCCGACAGGGAGACGCTGGGCTGCGTGGAGCCGCTGGCACCCCCGGAGAGAAGGGAGATTCGGGAGAGGACGGCCCACCC ggtCCCGACGGCCCCTCAGGACCTTCTGGTCTGGCTGGACAGCGTGGGATTGTTGGTCTTCCTGGTCAACGTGGAGAAAGAGGCTTCCCTGGTCTTCCAGGACCCTCT ggtgagCCTGGTAAACAGGGATCTCCTGGTGGAAGCGGAGACCGCGGACCCCCTGGCCCAGTTGGACCCCCTGGGCTGACTGGACCTTCTGGAGAGCCTGGCAGAGAG GGCAATGCTGGATCTGATGGTCCCCCTGGTAGAGATGGTGCCACTGGTATCAAG GGTGACCGTGGTAACACAGGCCCCGCTGGAGCTCCTGGTGCACCTGGGGCCCCTGGAGCCTCCGGCCCTGTCGGCCCCACCGgcaagcagggagacagaggagaggcg GGAGCCCAAGGCCCTGCTGGACCCGCAGGACCGGCTGGAGCCAGAGGAATGGCT GGACCCCAAGGACCTCGCGGTGACAAGGGAGAGgctggtgagggtggagagaggggacagaaggGACACCGAGGCTTCACCGGTCTGCAGGGTCTTCCTGGACCTCCC GGTCAAGCTGGAGACCAGGGTGCATCTGGACCTGCTGGACCCTCTGGAGCCAGA GGACCCCCTGGACCTATTGGACCCGGTGGAAAGGACGGTTCCAACGGTCTTCCTGGACCCATCGGACCCCCCGGACCCCGTGGTCGCTCTGGAGAGACCGGTCCCTCC ggTCCCCCTGGTAACTCTGGCCCCCCCGGTCCACCCGGGCCCCCCGGCCCAGGCATCGACATGTCCGCCTTCGCTGGCCTGTCTCAGCTTGAGAAGTCCCCTGACCCCCTGAGGTACATGCGTGCCGACCAGGCCTCCAGTAACCTGCGCCAGCATGACGTGGAGGTGGACGCCACCCTCAAGTCTCTCAACAACCAGATCGAGAACATCCGCAGCCCCGAGGGCTCCAAGAAGAACCCCGCCCGCACCTGCAGAGACCTGAAGCTCTGCCACCCCGACTGGAAGAGCG GAGAGTACTGGATCGACCCCAACCAGGGCTGCACCATCGACGCCATCAAGGTCTACTGTAACATGGAGACTGGCGAGTCCTGCGTCCACCCCAAGCCTGCTAGCATCCCACGCAAGAACTGGTGGtccagcaagaccaaggagcgCAAACACATCTGGTTCGGAGAGACCATGAACGGAGGGTTCCAC TTCAGCTACGGCGATGACAGCCTGGCTCCCAACACCGCCGCTATCCAGATGACCTTCCTCAGGCTGCTGTCCACGGAAGCCGCCCAGAACCTCACCTACCACTGCCGCAACAGCGTGGCCTACATGGACGCGTCCGCGGGCAACCTGAAGAAGGCCGTGCTGCTGCAGGGCTCCAACGACGTGGAGATCCGAGCCGAGGGCAACAGCCGCTTCACCTACAGCGTCATGGAGGACGGATGCACG aaacacacaggacagTGGGGCAAGACGGTCATCGAGTACAAGTCACAGAAGACCTCTCGTCTGCCCATCGTGGACATTGCCCCCATGGACATCGGTGGAGCAGACCAGGAGTTCGGAGTCGACGTTGGCGCAGTCTGTTTCTTGTAA